A DNA window from Agarivorans sp. TSD2052 contains the following coding sequences:
- a CDS encoding DUF1294 domain-containing protein yields the protein MAKGKLLNWNSKKGFGFLLPQGSEGNQDVFVHQSGFVDQRCSPDKLVGHWFTYTLATDKQGRPCAKQLKLVGAKPAFANKPNQAARAASLKAALFLALLLSLVLTAKVPAALLVIYLVMSTITFILYALDKSAAQAGRWRVQEFKLHVFAFLGGWPGAMLAQQFLRHKTQKQDFRWVYYATVLLNCAVLAYLLTPHGAPFLQSLLQIMAKLVYL from the coding sequence ATGGCCAAAGGAAAATTACTAAACTGGAACAGTAAAAAAGGTTTTGGTTTCTTGCTCCCCCAAGGCTCAGAGGGGAACCAGGATGTGTTTGTGCACCAGAGTGGCTTTGTTGATCAGCGTTGTTCTCCCGATAAGCTAGTCGGTCATTGGTTTACCTATACTTTAGCTACCGACAAGCAAGGTAGACCTTGTGCTAAGCAGCTGAAATTAGTGGGTGCTAAACCCGCCTTTGCCAATAAACCCAATCAAGCAGCGCGAGCCGCCAGTTTGAAAGCCGCATTGTTTCTAGCGCTATTGCTCAGCTTGGTGTTAACGGCGAAGGTACCCGCTGCCTTGCTGGTTATATATTTGGTCATGAGCACCATCACTTTTATCCTGTATGCCCTTGATAAATCTGCTGCTCAAGCAGGTCGTTGGCGAGTGCAAGAGTTTAAACTGCATGTGTTTGCCTTTCTCGGTGGTTGGCCGGGCGCTATGCTTGCCCAACAATTTTTACGGCATAAAACTCAAAAACAAGATTTTCGCTGGGTTTACTATGCAACAGTGTTACTAAATTGTGCTGTGTTGGCCTATTTATTAACGCCTCACGGTGCGCCATTTCTACAAAGCCTGCTGCAAATCATGGCTAAATTGGTTTATCTATAG
- a CDS encoding GNAT family N-acetyltransferase — MITIEVYSNEYAAAVAELFTAAVHAIDSSIYSVEQQQAWAPIPIDHYQWQARLSSERCYLALMGDQLLGFIELDGNDIDCCYVHPRFQAQGVATRLYQHIEAIAKQRGYEHLRVDASRVAKPFFEKHGFTQIRENQVARAGQTLTNFTLDKPLTS; from the coding sequence ATGATTACCATTGAAGTCTATTCTAATGAATATGCAGCAGCGGTTGCTGAGCTATTTACCGCTGCGGTGCATGCCATCGACAGCAGCATCTACTCAGTTGAGCAACAGCAAGCTTGGGCACCTATACCGATAGACCATTACCAGTGGCAAGCGCGTCTAAGCAGTGAGCGATGTTATCTGGCCTTAATGGGCGATCAACTGCTGGGGTTTATCGAGTTAGACGGTAACGATATTGATTGCTGTTATGTGCATCCAAGGTTTCAAGCGCAAGGTGTGGCTACTCGCTTGTACCAACATATAGAAGCTATCGCCAAGCAACGCGGTTATGAGCACTTAAGGGTGGACGCCTCAAGAGTGGCCAAGCCCTTTTTTGAGAAACATGGCTTTACGCAAATTCGTGAAAACCAAGTGGCAAGAGCAGGGCAAACGCTCACAAATTTTACCTTAGATAAGCCGTTAACTAGCTAA
- a CDS encoding organic hydroperoxide resistance protein has product MTTLYTTSATALAGRNGQVTTDDNKLDLALSYPKEMGGSGEATNPEQLFAAGYAACFSNAILHVAKEGKVAIKAAPTTATVGIGPNETGGFALTVALAVELDLAQAAAVELVKVAHQVCPYSNATRGNIDVKLSVNGQAL; this is encoded by the coding sequence ATGACAACGTTATACACTACTTCAGCTACCGCATTGGCAGGTCGTAACGGCCAAGTAACTACCGACGACAACAAACTCGACTTAGCCCTAAGCTACCCTAAAGAAATGGGTGGAAGTGGCGAAGCCACTAACCCAGAACAGCTATTTGCTGCTGGCTATGCTGCGTGTTTCTCAAACGCTATTCTACATGTAGCCAAAGAAGGCAAGGTAGCGATTAAAGCCGCACCTACCACTGCAACAGTAGGCATTGGCCCAAATGAAACGGGTGGTTTTGCCCTAACAGTTGCCCTAGCGGTAGAGCTAGATTTAGCGCAAGCAGCAGCAGTAGAGCTTGTCAAAGTAGCACACCAAGTATGCCCATACTCAAACGCTACCCGTGGCAACATTGATGTGAAGTTATCGGTAAACGGCCAAGCGCTATAA
- a CDS encoding MarR family winged helix-turn-helix transcriptional regulator, whose protein sequence is MSKFAEQSDQGLALRLDNQLCFSLYSASNAMGRAYRPLLDKLDLTYLQYIVMMVLWEHDSVSVKSLGERVHLDSGTLTPLLKRLEAKSLVLRARSEHDERVRVITLTPQGTALRQAAESVPKAMLCQADLPLEELQALKLACDRLLQKLIK, encoded by the coding sequence ATGAGCAAATTTGCTGAGCAATCTGACCAAGGGCTAGCCCTGCGCTTAGATAATCAACTTTGCTTCTCTCTATATAGCGCGTCAAATGCGATGGGGCGGGCTTATAGGCCATTACTCGATAAACTCGACTTAACTTATCTACAGTACATAGTGATGATGGTGTTGTGGGAGCACGATAGCGTGAGTGTGAAAAGCTTGGGCGAAAGAGTGCACTTAGATTCGGGCACTTTAACGCCGCTACTTAAAAGGCTTGAAGCCAAAAGTTTAGTGCTGCGTGCTCGTAGTGAACATGATGAGCGGGTGCGCGTTATCACTCTCACACCGCAAGGCACCGCGTTACGCCAAGCAGCAGAGAGTGTGCCAAAGGCAATGTTATGCCAAGCCGATTTACCGCTTGAAGAGTTACAAGCCTTAAAGCTAGCTTGTGATCGGCTACTACAGAAGCTGATTAAATAA
- a CDS encoding NAD(P)H-binding protein gives MKTALILGITGNFGLQMALALKAEGWQIKALIRDPSKAPQWLGKQHILVADALDEPQVAAAASGVDLIVYGLNPAYHRWHSDAMKLLEPSITVAERLGLRLLFPGNVYNFSPCEQRITESQGMQPVSDKGAIRVAMEQRLKLATQRGALVTIVRAGDFIGPNTHLSWLDMLIKRKHGKTTMAFPHNNQHVHYWSYLPDLCHNTAKLMAIPQANFEVWHDPGLALTAEHWQQAFAANGQTLNTRKFAWWGLVLMAPFVPTIKEVLKMRYLWQQPVVLDGEKMKRALPQGFQATPLASILTQLQPET, from the coding sequence ATGAAAACAGCATTAATTTTAGGCATCACCGGTAATTTTGGTTTGCAAATGGCCTTAGCGCTAAAGGCCGAAGGCTGGCAGATCAAAGCCTTGATACGCGATCCATCTAAGGCCCCACAGTGGTTAGGCAAACAACACATACTGGTTGCAGATGCCTTAGATGAACCACAAGTGGCCGCCGCAGCCAGCGGCGTAGACTTGATTGTTTACGGGCTAAACCCTGCTTACCACCGCTGGCACAGCGACGCCATGAAGCTACTTGAACCGAGCATCACTGTGGCAGAGCGTTTAGGTTTACGGTTATTGTTTCCGGGCAATGTTTATAACTTTAGTCCCTGTGAGCAGCGCATCACAGAATCGCAAGGTATGCAGCCAGTGAGCGATAAAGGGGCCATTAGAGTCGCCATGGAGCAACGCTTAAAGCTGGCCACTCAACGCGGCGCCCTCGTCACGATTGTTAGGGCGGGTGATTTTATCGGGCCCAATACCCACTTAAGCTGGCTAGATATGCTAATTAAACGAAAACATGGCAAAACCACCATGGCTTTTCCACATAACAATCAGCATGTTCATTATTGGTCCTATCTGCCCGACCTATGCCACAACACCGCGAAACTGATGGCTATTCCTCAGGCTAATTTCGAAGTATGGCACGATCCTGGTTTAGCGCTCACGGCTGAACACTGGCAACAAGCCTTTGCCGCAAATGGACAAACACTTAACACCCGCAAATTTGCTTGGTGGGGGCTAGTGTTGATGGCGCCCTTTGTACCAACCATCAAAGAAGTGCTGAAAATGCGCTATTTGTGGCAACAGCCGGTAGTACTCGACGGTGAAAAAATGAAACGAGCCTTGCCACAAGGCTTTCAAGCCACCCCATTAGCCAGCATACTGACTCAACTACAGCCTGAAACATGA
- a CDS encoding LysR family transcriptional regulator has product MNGENWQWWQYFLSIAQWGSLSRAAEQLRVSQPTLSRQLQAMEKQLGQPLFDRSTQGLRLTEFGRGMLEECQTMQASAERLQRLAAGQAHTLSGRVRLAVNEPVALYYLPKILPDFMQAYPQVSVEVEVSNRASNLDKRDADVAVRMFAPTQLDLICRHLFDIPLGFYASKQYLAQHGTPSGPSDLFAHRVLGYDRDPQFEDGGRQLGIPIKNEQFMLRTDFMPLHLELAKHHGGIVVSHKPVCEQAGLIEVCGELKLPALPIYLVCHRDVQHNKKIRVLMDFLAERLASVEQ; this is encoded by the coding sequence ATGAATGGCGAGAATTGGCAGTGGTGGCAATATTTTTTAAGCATCGCCCAGTGGGGCAGTTTAAGCCGTGCCGCAGAGCAATTAAGGGTGTCACAACCCACCTTGAGCCGCCAATTACAAGCGATGGAAAAACAGTTAGGCCAGCCCTTATTTGACCGAAGCACCCAAGGCCTGCGGCTTACTGAATTTGGCCGAGGGATGTTAGAAGAGTGCCAAACCATGCAAGCCAGTGCCGAACGCTTACAGCGACTAGCTGCAGGGCAGGCGCACACCTTAAGTGGGCGGGTGCGCTTGGCGGTTAACGAGCCTGTGGCCTTGTATTATCTACCTAAAATATTACCCGATTTTATGCAGGCTTATCCGCAGGTGTCCGTTGAGGTAGAGGTGAGTAATCGCGCCAGCAATTTGGATAAACGTGATGCCGATGTGGCGGTTCGTATGTTTGCGCCTACTCAACTTGATCTTATTTGCCGCCATTTATTCGATATTCCGCTGGGCTTTTATGCGAGTAAACAGTATTTAGCGCAACATGGCACGCCAAGCGGCCCATCAGATTTGTTTGCTCATAGGGTATTGGGTTATGACCGCGATCCTCAATTTGAAGACGGCGGTCGGCAACTAGGTATCCCCATCAAAAACGAGCAGTTCATGCTACGTACCGATTTTATGCCGTTACACCTAGAGCTAGCCAAGCATCACGGGGGCATTGTTGTTAGCCATAAACCTGTCTGTGAACAGGCCGGTTTAATCGAAGTTTGTGGTGAGCTTAAACTACCCGCTCTACCTATTTATTTAGTGTGTCATCGCGATGTACAACATAATAAAAAAATTCGAGTACTGATGGACTTTTTGGCTGAGCGTTTAGCCAGTGTTGAGCAATAA
- a CDS encoding MATE family efflux transporter translates to MPQGAVNKLKLFSLAWPILIEQLTSGVVVMADIYFLSLLGEDVAATAGLLMPYLWIGFFVLPMLSTGGTAAASQYYGAKQFHKVVPVFMTNVLLLGVAGTAFSVFTWLNADNIGGWLNFPNSMQVYAADYLAIMAFTFGFFGLRCAYGSILAAKAMTNWNMLASLITNVLNIFLNATFFFGWFGLAPMGLKGIALGTVLSYAIACLVVMAIVHIKAQVKFEFTRSMVPQMRAVFKPLMKIAIPSAAEPANYTLQQIVVAGILASLGVLAVSSYTFVLRFLFISMAVSWSLAAAGQIIMAHHMGARKLQQVDATYNRCISLSMVFAFVNMAVFAYLYQPLIGFFSDDPQVAFYAKWLLIICIVMEPFRAINIVAGMALKAVGDGRFAATVGIAFIWGVVPIIYLCSISWQLGIIGAWACFAVDEVLRGVINHWRWKTYRWHHKGIV, encoded by the coding sequence ATGCCACAAGGCGCTGTTAATAAACTAAAACTGTTTAGCTTAGCTTGGCCCATTTTGATTGAGCAGCTGACCAGTGGAGTGGTTGTGATGGCCGATATCTATTTTTTAAGCCTACTTGGTGAAGATGTCGCGGCAACCGCTGGTTTATTGATGCCTTATTTGTGGATTGGCTTTTTTGTCTTGCCGATGTTGTCTACCGGCGGCACTGCTGCTGCCTCGCAATATTATGGCGCAAAGCAATTTCACAAGGTTGTGCCTGTATTCATGACCAACGTATTGCTATTGGGTGTGGCTGGCACGGCGTTTAGTGTGTTCACTTGGCTAAATGCAGACAATATTGGCGGTTGGCTAAACTTCCCTAATAGTATGCAAGTATACGCTGCAGACTATCTGGCTATTATGGCATTCACCTTTGGTTTCTTTGGTTTACGCTGCGCCTATGGCTCGATTTTGGCGGCTAAAGCGATGACCAATTGGAATATGCTGGCGTCGTTAATCACTAATGTGCTGAATATTTTCTTAAATGCGACCTTCTTCTTTGGTTGGTTTGGTCTCGCCCCTATGGGGTTAAAGGGCATTGCCTTAGGCACCGTATTGTCTTATGCAATTGCCTGTTTGGTAGTGATGGCGATTGTGCACATTAAAGCGCAAGTGAAATTTGAATTTACGCGCTCAATGGTGCCGCAAATGCGTGCGGTGTTTAAACCTTTAATGAAAATCGCTATTCCCTCTGCCGCCGAACCAGCCAATTACACTCTACAGCAGATAGTGGTGGCTGGCATTCTAGCCAGCCTGGGTGTTTTGGCTGTCTCTTCATATACCTTTGTGCTGCGTTTCTTGTTTATTTCAATGGCGGTGAGTTGGTCTTTAGCCGCGGCGGGCCAAATTATCATGGCGCATCACATGGGGGCTCGAAAACTACAACAAGTCGACGCGACCTATAATCGCTGTATTAGTTTGTCGATGGTATTCGCCTTTGTGAATATGGCGGTGTTTGCTTACTTGTATCAGCCCTTAATCGGCTTTTTTAGTGATGACCCTCAAGTGGCTTTTTATGCAAAGTGGTTACTGATTATTTGTATTGTAATGGAGCCCTTTAGAGCGATTAATATTGTTGCCGGAATGGCACTAAAAGCGGTAGGTGATGGGCGTTTTGCTGCCACCGTGGGCATTGCCTTTATCTGGGGGGTAGTGCCGATTATCTATTTATGTTCTATCTCTTGGCAGCTGGGCATTATTGGCGCTTGGGCCTGCTTTGCCGTAGATGAAGTGCTTCGTGGTGTGATTAATCATTGGCGCTGGAAAACCTATCGTTGGCATCACAAGGGCATTGTTTAA
- a CDS encoding O-acetylhomoserine aminocarboxypropyltransferase/cysteine synthase family protein, protein MKLESLALHHGYESEATTKAAAVPIYQTTSYTFDDTQHGADLFDLKVPGNIYTRIMNPTTDVLEKRVAAMEGGIAGLALASGMAAITYAIQCICEVGTNIVSTSQLYGGSYNLFAHSFPKQGIDVRMVSADDFAGFEAAIDENTRAIFCESIGNPAGNVVDLVKLADIAHKHGLPLMVDNTVATPFLCRPIELGADIVIHSLTKYIGGHGTSIGGIIVDSGKFDWVANKDRFKILNEPDPSYHGVVYTEALGPAAYIGRCRVVPLRNTGAAISPYNAFQILQGLETLGLRMERHCENAEHLAAYLKQHPKVEWVNYAALPSSPYHEICQKISGGKASGILSFGIKGGKEAGGRFIDALEMILRLVNIGDAKSLACHPASTTHRQLNDEELAKAGVSADLIRISVGIENIGDIINDVSQALDKA, encoded by the coding sequence ATGAAATTAGAGTCTTTAGCGCTTCACCATGGTTATGAATCAGAAGCTACCACCAAAGCCGCCGCAGTGCCTATTTACCAAACAACTTCATACACTTTTGACGATACTCAGCACGGTGCCGATCTGTTTGATTTAAAAGTGCCGGGTAACATTTATACCCGCATTATGAACCCCACTACTGACGTTTTAGAGAAGCGTGTAGCGGCCATGGAAGGCGGCATCGCTGGTCTCGCTCTTGCCTCTGGCATGGCAGCCATTACCTATGCCATTCAATGTATCTGTGAAGTAGGCACCAACATCGTGAGTACCAGCCAGCTTTATGGCGGCAGCTATAACCTGTTTGCACACAGCTTCCCTAAGCAGGGGATTGACGTACGTATGGTATCGGCGGATGACTTTGCCGGTTTTGAAGCCGCGATTGATGAAAACACCCGTGCGATCTTCTGTGAATCGATTGGTAACCCTGCCGGTAACGTGGTTGACTTAGTCAAACTGGCCGACATTGCGCACAAGCATGGCCTGCCTTTAATGGTAGACAATACCGTAGCCACGCCGTTTTTGTGTCGGCCAATAGAGTTAGGTGCCGATATTGTTATTCATTCTCTCACCAAATATATCGGCGGCCATGGCACCTCAATTGGTGGCATTATCGTTGATTCAGGCAAATTTGATTGGGTGGCTAACAAAGACCGTTTTAAAATCTTAAATGAGCCCGATCCTTCTTACCACGGCGTGGTATATACCGAGGCGCTAGGCCCAGCGGCATATATTGGCCGTTGTCGAGTGGTGCCTTTACGTAATACTGGCGCGGCTATTTCACCTTATAACGCTTTCCAAATCTTACAGGGTTTAGAAACTTTAGGCCTGCGTATGGAGCGTCATTGTGAGAATGCCGAGCATTTGGCTGCCTACTTAAAACAGCACCCTAAGGTGGAGTGGGTAAACTATGCGGCCTTGCCGAGCAGCCCATACCATGAGATTTGCCAGAAAATCTCGGGTGGTAAAGCTTCGGGTATTTTGAGCTTTGGTATTAAAGGCGGTAAAGAAGCTGGTGGTCGATTCATTGATGCCTTAGAAATGATTCTTCGCTTGGTAAACATAGGCGATGCTAAGTCATTGGCTTGTCACCCGGCCTCTACGACTCACCGTCAGTTAAACGACGAAGAGCTAGCCAAAGCAGGGGTCAGTGCCGACTTGATTCGAATCTCGGTAGGTATTGAAAACATCGGTGACATTATTAACGATGTGAGCCAAGCGCTTGATAAAGCATAA
- a CDS encoding CHASE2 domain-containing protein produces MKKWHIQLKAALISLLLMLIFFLNPFGLRTAAEKYNEDLIIGFNAPMYPTTAQQQIAVILLDDAFIRHYAERYPVDYSSLNQLLLRISQFQPKAVFFDILQYYKTSEYLNFWTRRLAKSQQKFPVFMASIPQLDSSDYFSNQSTLRKNIRASSQFTAVGWEGYQHYYPLKLTIGGEQYQSAAMDLYQAWCLSEAQRCPYQEAEFSNGDLFDDVMIVQWGSNPAANQQDYVYLEAGQHCQDSATSRWRLLLEGISSRFHSGLSGGEVEKSSSYPCPQVLTVSATKLFQEDTKQALEVLKDRVILVGYGLESSADLVVSPVNGALPGVFFHAVALDNLINFGNNYWHVPNTIEFLGINISDLIEGLLQAVLLYATFYYRYTLIEQTDNQRQRDKAWFTELLIVFLAVLITFACVVVAYKYLKYGPVNWYAFIIILLAIFPTFAHHLLAIIFQKLGQKVSKYLHDTKALMNGLVRSFSYGVAASNRVKRLYILFKTYWKIVAQWTLLLLLSVVLINYLGFYLLVFILGSTLLIAMHLLVSSFRKKIN; encoded by the coding sequence ATGAAAAAATGGCATATTCAGCTCAAGGCTGCCCTGATATCACTGTTATTAATGCTGATTTTTTTCTTAAACCCTTTTGGTTTAAGAACCGCTGCAGAAAAATACAATGAAGACTTAATCATTGGTTTTAATGCGCCTATGTATCCCACCACCGCGCAGCAACAAATTGCTGTAATACTGCTTGATGATGCGTTTATTCGCCATTATGCAGAACGATATCCAGTCGATTACAGTTCACTAAATCAGTTGTTACTCCGGATTTCTCAATTTCAGCCTAAAGCCGTTTTTTTCGATATTCTTCAATATTATAAAACCTCTGAATATTTAAATTTTTGGACTCGCCGCTTAGCTAAAAGTCAGCAGAAGTTTCCGGTATTTATGGCCAGTATTCCTCAACTGGATTCGTCGGATTATTTTTCAAACCAATCGACACTTCGTAAAAATATACGGGCTTCTAGTCAGTTTACTGCTGTAGGCTGGGAGGGTTATCAACATTATTATCCTTTAAAACTTACGATTGGAGGTGAGCAGTATCAATCAGCTGCAATGGATCTTTATCAAGCGTGGTGTTTGAGTGAAGCCCAGCGTTGCCCTTACCAAGAGGCAGAGTTTAGCAATGGTGATTTATTTGATGATGTAATGATTGTCCAGTGGGGCAGTAACCCTGCCGCAAATCAGCAAGATTATGTCTATTTAGAGGCCGGTCAGCATTGCCAAGATAGTGCGACCTCTCGGTGGCGCTTATTGCTTGAGGGAATAAGCTCACGCTTCCATTCGGGCTTATCTGGTGGTGAAGTTGAAAAATCTAGCTCTTACCCTTGCCCGCAAGTACTCACAGTATCCGCAACTAAGTTGTTTCAAGAAGACACTAAGCAAGCTTTAGAGGTATTAAAAGACCGAGTTATTTTAGTGGGCTATGGCTTAGAAAGCTCTGCCGATTTGGTCGTATCACCGGTTAATGGTGCTCTACCTGGTGTGTTTTTCCATGCGGTAGCTTTAGATAATTTAATAAATTTTGGTAATAACTATTGGCATGTACCTAATACCATAGAGTTTCTTGGAATCAACATCAGTGATCTTATTGAAGGTTTACTGCAAGCCGTTTTGTTATATGCCACTTTCTACTATCGGTACACACTTATTGAACAGACTGACAATCAACGGCAACGTGATAAAGCGTGGTTTACCGAGTTACTTATTGTGTTTTTAGCTGTATTGATTACGTTTGCTTGCGTGGTGGTTGCTTATAAGTATTTGAAGTATGGCCCTGTGAACTGGTATGCATTCATCATTATTCTACTGGCTATTTTTCCAACATTCGCCCATCACCTGTTAGCTATCATTTTTCAAAAACTGGGTCAAAAGGTCAGCAAATATTTACATGATACCAAGGCATTGATGAATGGCCTTGTTCGAAGCTTCTCATATGGAGTGGCTGCCTCAAACCGAGTTAAGCGCCTTTACATACTGTTTAAAACTTACTGGAAGATTGTTGCTCAATGGACTCTATTGCTATTGTTATCAGTGGTGTTGATTAATTACCTTGGGTTTTATTTATTGGTATTTATTCTTGGTTCGACACTATTAATCGCTATGCATCTATTAGTATCTTCTTTTAGAAAAAAAATTAATTAA
- a CDS encoding M48 family metalloprotease, whose amino-acid sequence MMNIFKFSPIVVLLAGCAATDVPNLSFGKSKYEQFDGPFLSTAAVQKVATSPLTTSDATGEKKSYLAGSPIIGKDIVYNEYLVNYFDSIVNKLMLGWPGEKPEVDLSIDMSLTYSAFSTQNQVVISMGVVSDSETEAEVAFVIAHELSHVLLRHNETNAFFMKQHETVEEISKLANFANAVGDMEVTKQSKNLKVVSKNSDNAARNYKDIFKTGLAINRLSRDVISSSMARNDEDEADLLAVDLLVKAGYNPRGYSTAMQRMESSEVFTQQQLDEKKADYQQVVTVLSESAIPSDQSFGRSLAYAAANNGITELLQMSSGRHREAEERHTDLASYIQREYRSSKMRSMHQQRYQEKVKSGEGLSITNNYWSAYNAQKALESGDIAQAEQLAKTSVKGPTSKHAYPRVVFSQVRKQQGKLDKAAQNLDLIENWEGLSLESSLYAVNTYQALNRYSDAEAVLLKTEQRLPEKSVLYPQWVSLYYQQNELDKLNQWLGKCRAVGDTDLEFRCNTAAKIPAVVPDETAQEGVSSIFNTMSSLVDEL is encoded by the coding sequence ATGATGAATATTTTTAAGTTTTCACCGATTGTTGTATTGCTAGCAGGTTGTGCGGCAACCGATGTTCCTAACTTGTCATTTGGGAAAAGTAAATACGAGCAATTTGATGGTCCATTCTTAAGCACGGCAGCAGTGCAAAAAGTCGCCACTAGTCCCTTGACTACGTCTGACGCTACCGGGGAAAAGAAAAGTTATTTAGCGGGTAGCCCAATAATAGGCAAAGATATTGTTTATAACGAATACCTTGTTAACTACTTTGACAGCATCGTAAATAAATTGATGCTTGGCTGGCCCGGTGAAAAGCCAGAGGTTGATCTTTCGATAGATATGTCCTTAACCTATAGTGCTTTTTCTACTCAGAATCAAGTGGTTATTTCTATGGGAGTGGTTTCAGATAGCGAAACCGAAGCAGAAGTAGCATTTGTTATTGCCCATGAATTATCCCATGTTTTACTTCGTCATAATGAAACCAATGCTTTTTTCATGAAGCAACACGAAACAGTCGAAGAGATTTCAAAATTGGCGAATTTTGCCAATGCTGTCGGTGATATGGAAGTCACGAAGCAAAGTAAAAACCTCAAAGTAGTCAGTAAGAATAGTGATAATGCAGCTAGAAACTATAAGGATATTTTTAAAACGGGCTTAGCTATTAATCGTTTAAGCAGAGATGTGATTAGTTCGAGTATGGCGCGTAACGATGAGGATGAGGCTGACCTGCTGGCGGTAGATCTTTTGGTAAAGGCCGGCTACAACCCGCGGGGCTACAGCACTGCTATGCAACGTATGGAAAGCAGCGAAGTATTTACCCAGCAACAATTGGATGAAAAGAAAGCCGATTATCAACAAGTGGTGACGGTACTTTCTGAATCAGCTATCCCTAGTGATCAATCTTTCGGGCGAAGCTTAGCTTATGCGGCAGCCAACAATGGCATTACCGAATTACTGCAAATGTCCAGCGGTCGCCATCGTGAAGCTGAAGAGCGGCATACTGATTTAGCATCTTATATTCAGCGTGAATATCGCTCGTCAAAGATGAGGTCAATGCATCAACAGCGTTATCAGGAGAAAGTAAAATCTGGTGAAGGTTTAAGCATTACCAATAATTATTGGAGCGCATACAATGCCCAAAAAGCACTGGAATCTGGTGATATTGCTCAAGCTGAGCAGTTAGCAAAGACTTCAGTAAAAGGGCCAACATCGAAGCACGCTTACCCTAGAGTGGTGTTTTCTCAAGTAAGAAAACAGCAAGGGAAGCTTGATAAAGCAGCTCAAAATCTAGACTTAATCGAAAATTGGGAAGGCTTGTCATTAGAGTCCAGCCTTTACGCGGTGAACACATATCAAGCGTTAAATCGTTACAGCGATGCGGAAGCGGTATTATTAAAAACAGAGCAACGCTTACCTGAAAAGTCGGTGTTATATCCGCAATGGGTTAGCTTGTACTACCAGCAAAATGAATTAGACAAACTCAATCAGTGGTTAGGTAAATGTAGAGCGGTAGGTGATACCGACTTAGAGTTTCGTTGCAACACAGCGGCTAAAATACCAGCAGTGGTGCCCGATGAAACCGCACAAGAAGGGGTCTCTTCAATATTTAACACTATGAGTTCTTTAGTGGATGAGCTTTAG